Within Cyanobium sp. AMD-g, the genomic segment GCTTACCAGGTGGTGGCCATCGCCGACGCGGAAGGGTTCCGTTTTGGGGTGACCACCCTCCATCGTGCCGTCTGCACCGGTTACGTGATGCGCAGGCCCCGCTAGCCACCACCGCAGCCAAAACCCACAGCTGATGCAAGGGGTCCTGCTGTCTGGAGCACACGCCCACTGGAAGGGGAGTTCAGGCCACGAACCGTCCGTAGAGCCAGCGCACAAAACGTCCCACCAGCGGCACCGGGGCGAAGGTGGGACCGACGAAATCGAAATAGTCGCGGTGCTCGACGATCTTGCCGTCAGCGCCGAAGCGGAGGCGGGTGGTGCCGGGATACACGAATTCAATGCCTTTGATCTTGAGGCCCATGGTCCATTCGACGAAAGCTGTGTCCCCGGACATCGCCACGGCGGCAGGCTCGAGGAAGACGTCGTCGCAACGCTGCATGAGCCCCTCCTGGGCCACGATGTAGGCGCTGAGGCCACGCCGTTCCTGGGTGGGGTCCTGAAAATGAACGTCCTCGTCGTACACGGACCGCCACTGCTGCGCTGTGGGTCCCGGGGCCCCGTAGGGCTTGGTGAACAGGGTCCTGAGTGAGGCCTCACCCAGCGGTGGCTGCAGCAGGTCGGTCATGGCAGTGGTGGCTTCAGACTTCGGCCGACCGCGGACGGCTCAGGACCATGGCCACAGCGCCGATGGCCACCACACCCAGGGCCCCGGCGGCGGCCAGGAAGACCAGGGTCTGCAGGGCCAGCAGGAACAGGCCCAGGGCCGATGCCGCCTTGATCTGCACCCTGGCCTTGATCAGCAAGGTGAGCAGCAGCAGCACCGTGGCCTGGAGACCGGCGATCCGGGCGGCCGTGAAGGGACAGAGGGGGAGCGGGAGCAGCATCAGAACGGCACGATCAGCATCAGGACAGGGCGATCAGAAGCAGAACGGCAGGAACTGGGTGCGGCAGGCGGCGTAGCCGTCGGTCAGGGCACCGAGGCCAATCTGATGGGCGATGCCGGAGCCGGTGATGGCTTCGGTAAGCACACCGATCACCAGGCCAAGCATGGCAGCACGGCCGTTGAACAGCTCAACGCGCTTGAGTTGCTCCATGTGGAGGGAACGCTCGTCGTCGCCCTGCAGAAAAGGGGCGTTGGCGGGGGTGTTGGTCATGGGTTCAGGAAGGAGGGGGAGAAAGCTTGCGCCGTCAGGCGGTCAGCGGGTTCTGGTTTCCAGGTCGCTGGGGCGGCTGAGCACGAAGGTCACCATGCCGGTGAGCAGCACCACAAGGGCGACGACGACGGTGATGGCGGGGGTGTAGTCGGTTCCCATGGCGATCAACCCAGACCGATCTGGGAAAGGATGCCCTGGCCGGTGAGCAACTCGGTGCCGAGGCCGATCACGAAACCGAGCATGGCGAGGCGGCCATTCCAGGTTTCAGCGAAGGCGACGAAGCCGAAGCGGGAAGCGGTGTCAGTCATCTGTGTTTCAGATTGTTTCGAGAACTGTAACAGAGTGTAAAGCGGTTCTGCCTCCCCCCCCCAGCCCGACCCTCTCCCCGAGGAGCACCTGCTTCTGCCTGGCCATGACGACGGGCGGACGCGTTCGTATCCCATCAACCCCACCATGACCAGGCTGCTCCCTTGGGGATCAGCCAAGCCACGCAGCCAGGTCCCGCCTGTCGGAGCTGATGAGGCGAGCCCAGAAGCAGCCGCAGCAGAGCTCAGCTCCCATGGCAGGGAAGGAGCGCGCCGTGATCACGCCTTCTCCTCCTATGCGGCAGCACGCTCGGCAGAGCAAGTGGCGGAACCCCAGGGGCCCCACCATGTCAGCCAGCCCGGCGATGCGCTCCTCCGCAGGCTTGGGCCGGCTGAAATGGGGCAGGTCGCTCTCCAGATCAGGCCTGTAGAGCTGCATCAATCGTTCATCGGCGCCGTCGTTGCTCACCACTTCAGGCACCAGATCGGTGATCAGCGGCTACACCTCCGGCCGGAAGGGATTGAGCCCCACCACCGTGCCGGCGGCGCATGGCTGGCGCCATCAAACGCGTTCAAGCCGGGGGATCACCTTCAGCCCGCGGTTGCGGCCGGCGCTGATCCGTTCGCCCAGGATGTCCTGCCCCTGCAGGCCCCTGAAGTGGAAGTCCTGCAGCTGGCGCGTCTGGCTCACCGCAGTTCCTGGGCTGGTTCCTGGGCCTTCGCTGCAGGCGCCAGGGGCGATGTGCTGGCGTCACGGGATCGGCGCTGCCGATCACTCCAGCATGGGGCCGATTCCCCCCTGCAGCAGCGACCGGGTGGCGCCACAGCCCCCGTTAAGGTCCGCCCAGAGACACCGACCGTGATGGGCCTGCTGGTGGACGGGGTCTGGAAGGACCAGTGGTACGACACCGGTAAAAGCGCCGGCCGCTTCGAGCGGTCAACGGCGGCCTTCCGCCACTGGATCACCCCGGACGGCGAGACTGGATTTCCTGCCGAAGCCGGCCGTTACCACCTCTATGTGTCGCTGGCCTGCCCCTGGGCCCATCGCACCTTGATCGTGCGCGCCCTCAAGGGGCTGGGTGATCTGATCCCCCTCTCCGTCGTGCACTGGTTCATGGGCGACCAGGGCTGGACCTTCCAGGCAGGGGAGGGGGTGGTGCCGGATCCCAACGAGGGCGCTGAGGCCCTGCACCAGCTCTATACCGTGGCCGATCCCCATTACAGCGGCCGGGTGACCGTGCCGGTGCTGTGGGACAAGCAACGGCGCACGATCGTGAGCAATGAATCCTCAGAGATTCTGCGCATGTTCAACAGCGCCTTCGATCACCTGGGCGCCAGGCACGGTGACCTTTATCCCGCGGCGCGGCGGGAGGAGATCGACCGCCTCAATGAACGGATTTACCGCACGGTGAACAACGGGGTCTATCGCTGTGGTTTCGCCACCACCCAGGCGGCCTACGAAGAGGCGCTGGATCCACTCTTCCGCACTCTGGCGGACCTCAACGAGCAGCTGGCCACCCGCCGCTATCTGCTGGGCTCTGCGATCACCGAGGCCGACTGGCGCCTGTTCACCACGCTGCTGCGGTTCGATCCCGTTGATGTGGGGCACTTCAAGTGCAACCTCCGTCGGCTGGTCGATTTCCCACACCTGTTTTCCTACACCCGCGATCTCTATCAGCAGCCGGGGGTGGCGCCAACGGTGAACATGGCGCACATCAAACGGCACTACTACCAGAGCCATACCATGATCAATCCCACGGGTGTGGTGCCGGTGGGTTCGGAGATCAATCTGCTGGCTCCCCATGACCGGGAGTCTCTGCGACCAGCGCCGGATGCTGCGGGTCCGTCTCATCGAAGCAGCTGAAATCGAGGCAGACGCTATTCGGGCCGTCCATCCTCACCATGTCGCGAAACTGTTCCCCCAGCCGCAGATCCGCCGCCCCATAGCTGCAGCGAAAGTGCACCGGTGCCAGCAGGATCTCGTCGAGTCCCTGGAAGGCCACCAGGATTTCGGCCTGGCGCCGCTCCAGCTCCTCCCTGTCCAGGCCGAAGAGGGGGCTCTGGTGGCCGACGCGGTGCATCACGGTCCACATCAGCTGAAAGCTGATCGATTGGTCACGCACCAGCGGCAGGGGCACGATGCGGCGCATCCTGCGGCCGTCGCTCTCCTCATTCATGGCCAGGGAGGCCCGGATGCGCCCATCCACCAGGCTGTTCTGGCGCACGTTGGCCACCCGGAAGGTGAGGGTGGGGTGCCCCTGCCAGGGTTCGATCGTGGCCACACGACTGAAGCGCAGGCGGGCGCGGCTGCGGGAGAAACGGGCAAAGGCCAGGCCGGTGGTGACCGCAATGAACAGCAGCCCGAACAGGGCCTCCACCGTCACCACCAGATTCACCCAGAGGCTGCTGGGGTGGAGCACCCCGTAGCCAATCGAACCAAGGGTCTGGACACTGAAGAAAAAGGCATCCAGCACGGAAAGGCGCTGCCCGGCGGGGGCCCCACCGATGCCATCGAGATCCAGCGCATAGAGCAGCGTGAAGGCGAGATTGAGCAGCAGGTAGCTGGCGGCGATGCTGAGCAGAAAGCCCGGCCATGGAATGGCGAGCATGAACCGATAGGGCTCCCGCCAATGGCGGCGCCAACCCTGCAGCTCCTCCGCATGGAGCACTCCACCCCGCTGACGCAACCGAACCGAACGGATCCGTTGGCGACCTTCAACCTGTTGCGCCATCTCCAATCCAGTGGTGCAGGAGGCCATCGTGACATCGAAAGCCGCCAAAGAAGGCCACCATCAACACCAATAAGAAATGTGAGACCCAGCAAGAGTGCATTGAAGTGTCGCTGAGACTACAAACCAGACGATGATCTCAGCGGCACAAGAGTGACTGACTCTGAACGTGGCAGGACATTCAACAATATCGTCTCGGGTATTGCAGCCATCGCCGGCACCATCGGGCTTGTTGTCGCTACCATCACATCCAACGAGGTCAACAAGCTGTCCCAACAATCTCGCACCGCGGGGCTGGTTGGCGATCTCACCGATAAACTCACATCCAAGCAACTTGGCAGAGACATATCCCTCCTGGCAATTGAGCACATGCTCAACACAGAGCCAGGCAAAGAAAAGGCTCCGAGGGACAAGTTACTGCTCGCCCGAATATCGATTCTTCTGATTGAAGGGTCATCCGGTGAAGAGTCGATCCATGCGCAGAACAACAATTCCCGCCAAGCGTCTGCCACCCAAACCCAATTCAACCATGGCGTTGACCAGGCCGCCAGGGTGCTGAATCGTCTTGTCAAGAGTTCTGGCGAGAGTTGCAACAGCTACTACAAACAGCAGGTCTTCAATCTGAATCTGAAGCTTGGTGGTAAGAATCTGACGCCCGCCGCTGCCATCGAAGCCGATTGCGGCGAAGCCGGGGCCCTGGCGATTGAAGCGTTACGGAAACAGGTGGAGGGCAAAGATAGCCATGGTGAGCAGGCTGCCAGCGTTTCTCAGTTAGCCCAGGACGCCATCACCGATCCCAAGAGGGTGGCCAGCGCGCTGGCCCAGGCCAGGGTGGTCAACCAACTCAATGCGGTCAGGCTCGAAGCCGCCCACGCCGAAAGCCCCTACACCGAATCAAGCCTGGCCATTGTCACCGTTCACCTGGATGATCCGGCTTTAGCCGAACAACTGGAACCTCTGCTGCTCCAACTTTCCGCCAAGAGATGGTATATCGTTTCGGGAGTCCGGCTTGTTGAACCCTCAGCAACGAGTTGCGGTCAGTACAACTCTGTTCGCTTCTTCCACAAGGGCGACATCGAGCTGGCCAAGAAACTGATCGCCCAGATCGACACGCTCAAGCCAGCAGCCACACCGGTCAGAGCCCTCGTTGAAGGATCGGGCAATACAAGGCCGGGAATCCTTCCCATCGACTTGAGTACATGGAAGTATGCACGCTCCGTGCCCCAAGGCACCGTGGAACTTTGGTTGGCGTCAAAAGGGAACAGCTGCCAATCCGCCGTGAGCAGCACTTGACACCAGCGCCTACGGATTGGCGCGGGTCAGCGTGAGACGTGCCCAGCCATCCCGCCGCCATCGACCGCTCCCTGCTCCTGAGCGCTAAGGACCTCGAGAGGCGATTGGGGGACCGGCTGCTCTGGAGCCAGCTGGATCTCGAGCTGGCCGCCGGTGATCGCCTGGGGCTGGTGGCGCCCTCGGGGGCGGGGAAAACCCTCCTGCTGCGGACCCTGGCCCTGCTCGATCCCCCGCAGGCCGGACGCTTCAACCTGCTGGGACGCCCTCCGGCGGCCTGGGGCCTGCCTCGTTGGCGCGCCATGGTGTCGTATCTGGCGCAGCGGCCCGTCGCCGCTGGGGGAACCGTGGAGACGAACCTTCGCGCGCCGTGGCGGTTTCGGGAGCGTCGCGGGCAAGCGGGCTGGAGCCACGAGCGCATCACCGGCTGGCTGGCGGCCCTTGGGCGTGATCCCTCGTTCCTGCGATACGACGCCGAGCGGCTCTCCGGCGGTGAGCTGCAGCTGCTGGCGTTGCTGCGGGTCCTGCAGTTCGATCCAACGGTGCTGCTGCTGGATGAACCCACCGCCTCCCTCGATGGGGCCACCACCGCCGCCGTCGAGGCCCTGCTGATCGGCTGGCTCGCCGCCGGCCCGCATGCGGCCGTGCTGGTCAGCCATGACGGCGACCAGATCGAACGCTTCGCCACCCGCACCCTGGAGCTGCAGCGATGACCCCCTCGAGCGCCGGCGCCCTGACGATCAGTGATGGCCGCCTGGCCCTCTCCGCCCTGCTGATCCTGGTGAACGTGGGGTTGTCGGCGGCGCTGCGCCTGGGCCTGTCCCGCAGCCTGCTGGTGGCGTCGGTGCGGATGGTGGTGCAGCTGCTGCTGGTGGGGTTCGTGCTCGAGTGGCTGTTCCGCCAGGACCAGGCGCCCCTGATCGTGCTGGTGGGGGCGGCCATGGCGATGGTCGCCGGGGTGTCCGCCGTGCAGCGCACCCGGCACCGCTTTGCCGGCATCTACCTCAACAGCCTGCTGTCGGTGATGGCCTCCTCGGCACTGGTCACGGGCCTGGCGGTGTCGGGGCTGATCCAGCCCCAGCCCTGGTACAACCCCCAGTATCTGATCCCCCTGCTGGGGATGGTGCTGGGAAACACGCTCAACGGGCTCTCCCTGGGCCTCGATCGTTTCATGGAGGGGTTGCGCAGCGGGCGCGATCTGGTCGAAACGGATCTGGCCCTGGGAGCGACCCGCTGGGAGGCCTGTCAGACGGTGGTGCGTGACGCGATCCGCGTGGCCATGATCCCGACGATCAACTCGATGATGGTGATGGGCCTGGTGAGCCTGCCCGGGATGATGACCGGCCAGATCCTCCAGGGGGCGGCGCCGGCAGCGGCGGTTCGCTACCAGATCGTGATCCTGTTCATGATTGCTTCGGCGACGGCGCTGGGGGTGTTCGGCGTCGTGGGCCTGGCCTACGCACGGCTCACCAGTGCCGACCATCAGCTGCGGCTCGATCGCCTGATCGCCGTGGGCGGGGCCAGTCCATCACCAGCGACCTGGACCTTCCCGCCCTGGCGCCGTCGTGGAAGGGGTTAGGGGATCGGCTTCCGTCCCGTCCACGGCGCCAGCAACAAACCAAGGCCAGAGACAGCCACGAAAAGGGTCAACACGCCAAGCAGCGTGGAGTCATAGGGCTGCAGATTGACGGCCCCGAAGTTGCCTGTGTGCAGCTTCATCAACCAGAAGGCCTCGATGCCGCGGGCCGAAAGGGCCCCATAGATCGAACCGGACAGGGCTGTGAGCAGCAGGGGTAAAGCGGCGACCGGCACCAGCGTGCGGTGCAGCCGTCGCAGCAGATGGTGGCGGTTCATTCGTTCTAAAGCGCCTTGTGCAGCATCTGTTCATTGGCACAGGGCATCCAGTCCTTACCCATCGCAAACACACCGCTGCACTTCAACTCCTTGGCGCGCTTTTCCGCCGCAGCCTTGCTGGGGAACATGTCGAAGGCCTGGGCGCTGACGGCCGTGGCCGCCAGCACAACGCCGCTCAGCAGGAGCATAGCCAGGGCGGGGTGGTTCATGGGAAGCCGGGGGCGAAGCAGAAACACAACATAAAGTCTCTTGATTGCTGGAGAGTCAAGTCCCTGGCGACCATCGGCCTGGCAGCAGGTCCAATAGAATCAGCGAAATCAGTACCTCAGACTTGAAAACGATTGTTGGGCCCCTGCGTCGAGCGCTGATCTATGGCCTGATCAGCTACGGGGGGCTGGTGCTGATCAATAACGCGGAGCTTGAGCTTCCAAGCATGTGGATCGCCTATCTGCCGATGTTCATCGGCGTCTATGTGTTCACGCAATGGCTGGACAAGCGGATACAGGGATGAGAGCGTCCATGGCATCCCGGTGGAGGATTCAACCGATGCCCAGCAGGACGTGAGTGAAGGCCTGCCCACCCATGGCCAGTTCGGTGGCCAGCAGGGCAACGAAACCCAGCATGGCCATCCGGCCGTTGAAGGTCTCAGCGCGCGCATTGAAGCCCCAGCCGCCTGCAGCACGGACCACATCCCGGCGGGGCTCGCTGGTCAACGGCTCGGGGCGAGCCCCACTTTCACTGGTATCGGTGCTTCGGCGGCGTGGGCGTACCAGCAAGCCATCCTTCGGGGAGGGGCTGGGAATGACCATGAGTGTCAGGTCCTGACCAGGCTCCAGGCCAAAACGCAGCTGCTTGAGAAGCCCCACCGCCAGCAGCCGGATTTCCAGCTCCGCCAGAGCCTTGCCCAGGCAGACGCGCTCACCACCGCCATAGGGCAACAGAAACACGTTCGTGTCTGGCTCGAGATGCCGCTGGGGCCGAAAGGCGGCCAGATCCGCAGGGTCAGCGCCGTGGCGGTGGCTGGCGGTGATGCTCACCTGCACCACCCGGTCGGCCGGCACCAGCACACCCGCCAGGGCGATGGGCTCGCGGGTACGGCGAAAGAAGCCCCCCACCGGCGGGGTCAGCCGCATCACCTCCTTCACCACCGCATCCAGACGCGGCGCCCGTTGAGCGTCGTAAGCCATCGCGGCATCCCCCTCTTCAGGTGGCCAGGACAAGCCGTCGAGCTCCTGAAGCAGCCACCCCAGTTCGGCGGGATGCTGCAGCAGGGTCAGCAACAGGCAACTCAGCGAGGAGGCGGTGGTTTCATAGCCGGCGAACAGCAGCAGCAACAGCTGCTCCGCCACGTCATCGTCGGCGAGGGGGAGGCCAGCTTCATCGAGGCCCCCGGCCAGCAGATCAAGGCCACCAGCGGCGAGGGGCGCTCCCGAGGCCGCAGCGGCCTGGGCCTTCTGGAGCACAGAGCCGAGGCGCCGCAACAGGCGCTTGCGGGCCTGACGGGCGCGGGCGAACGGGCTGCCGGGCAGGGCGAAGGGGAGGGAGAACAGGCCCTGGCACCAGGTTTCGAAATCCTCGAACAGGGCATCGCGATCGGCACCATCGAGCCCCAGCACGGTGGTGGCGATGACGCTGAAGGCAAAGCGCCGCAACCGTGGCACCAGCGCGACGGGCACTGGCGCCGCCAGAAGATCCTGGTTGAGTCCCTCCACCAACGCCACGATCGCCGGGCTGTAGCGCCTCAGGGCCGCGGAAGCGAACAGCTGACCCACCACGCGACGACGGGCCTTGTGTTCGGCGCCATTACGGTTGGCCAGGGACAGCGGCCCCAACAACTGACGCACACTGTCCGGCCACCAGCCCTGGAGTGCGTCGCCCTGGGCGAACAGGTCGGCGATCGCCTGCTCGCCGCGGATGAACACGGTGCGCTGGCCCAGCAGGCTGGTTTCGTAAACGTCCCCGTAGCGCTCGAAGCGAGAGCGGGCGAAATCAGGATCGCGAAGAAAGGCGAGGGTCTCGAACACGCCAGCCATCGCTGGGGTGGAGGGGACGGGCCGAAGGCCGGCGGGATCGAGGGGCACGCGACGTCGTCCTGGTTGGCCCCCAGGCTGGCAGCCAGGCGCTGACGGTGCGACGCCACGGGCGAGACTCTCCTCGGAGGTCTGCAGCCGCTACGGCGGGAGAGCATTCCGGAGGCCCTGCGTCGCAGAGACCGTCA encodes:
- a CDS encoding Nif11-like leader peptide family natural product precursor, with the protein product MDIGEAEEQDQLERFLAHASVSERLRTRLSGLDAYQVVAIADAEGFRFGVTTLHRAVCTGYVMRRPR
- a CDS encoding nuclear transport factor 2 family protein, which codes for MTDLLQPPLGEASLRTLFTKPYGAPGPTAQQWRSVYDEDVHFQDPTQERRGLSAYIVAQEGLMQRCDDVFLEPAAVAMSGDTAFVEWTMGLKIKGIEFVYPGTTRLRFGADGKIVEHRDYFDFVGPTFAPVPLVGRFVRWLYGRFVA
- a CDS encoding chlorophyll a/b-binding protein; translation: MTNTPANAPFLQGDDERSLHMEQLKRVELFNGRAAMLGLVIGVLTEAITGSGIAHQIGLGALTDGYAACRTQFLPFCF
- a CDS encoding chlorophyll a/b-binding protein, translated to MTDTASRFGFVAFAETWNGRLAMLGFVIGLGTELLTGQGILSQIGLG
- a CDS encoding glutathione S-transferase family protein; translation: MGLLVDGVWKDQWYDTGKSAGRFERSTAAFRHWITPDGETGFPAEAGRYHLYVSLACPWAHRTLIVRALKGLGDLIPLSVVHWFMGDQGWTFQAGEGVVPDPNEGAEALHQLYTVADPHYSGRVTVPVLWDKQRRTIVSNESSEILRMFNSAFDHLGARHGDLYPAARREEIDRLNERIYRTVNNGVYRCGFATTQAAYEEALDPLFRTLADLNEQLATRRYLLGSAITEADWRLFTTLLRFDPVDVGHFKCNLRRLVDFPHLFSYTRDLYQQPGVAPTVNMAHIKRHYYQSHTMINPTGVVPVGSEINLLAPHDRESLRPAPDAAGPSHRSS
- a CDS encoding ion channel; this translates as MAQQVEGRQRIRSVRLRQRGGVLHAEELQGWRRHWREPYRFMLAIPWPGFLLSIAASYLLLNLAFTLLYALDLDGIGGAPAGQRLSVLDAFFFSVQTLGSIGYGVLHPSSLWVNLVVTVEALFGLLFIAVTTGLAFARFSRSRARLRFSRVATIEPWQGHPTLTFRVANVRQNSLVDGRIRASLAMNEESDGRRMRRIVPLPLVRDQSISFQLMWTVMHRVGHQSPLFGLDREELERRQAEILVAFQGLDEILLAPVHFRCSYGAADLRLGEQFRDMVRMDGPNSVCLDFSCFDETDPQHPALVAETPGHGEPAD
- a CDS encoding ATP-binding cassette domain-containing protein produces the protein MPSHPAAIDRSLLLSAKDLERRLGDRLLWSQLDLELAAGDRLGLVAPSGAGKTLLLRTLALLDPPQAGRFNLLGRPPAAWGLPRWRAMVSYLAQRPVAAGGTVETNLRAPWRFRERRGQAGWSHERITGWLAALGRDPSFLRYDAERLSGGELQLLALLRVLQFDPTVLLLDEPTASLDGATTAAVEALLIGWLAAGPHAAVLVSHDGDQIERFATRTLELQR
- a CDS encoding ABC transporter permease — protein: MTPSSAGALTISDGRLALSALLILVNVGLSAALRLGLSRSLLVASVRMVVQLLLVGFVLEWLFRQDQAPLIVLVGAAMAMVAGVSAVQRTRHRFAGIYLNSLLSVMASSALVTGLAVSGLIQPQPWYNPQYLIPLLGMVLGNTLNGLSLGLDRFMEGLRSGRDLVETDLALGATRWEACQTVVRDAIRVAMIPTINSMMVMGLVSLPGMMTGQILQGAAPAAAVRYQIVILFMIASATALGVFGVVGLAYARLTSADHQLRLDRLIAVGGASPSPATWTFPPWRRRGRG
- a CDS encoding DUF3721 domain-containing protein; protein product: MNHPALAMLLLSGVVLAATAVSAQAFDMFPSKAAAEKRAKELKCSGVFAMGKDWMPCANEQMLHKAL
- a CDS encoding cytochrome P450, which translates into the protein MAGVFETLAFLRDPDFARSRFERYGDVYETSLLGQRTVFIRGEQAIADLFAQGDALQGWWPDSVRQLLGPLSLANRNGAEHKARRRVVGQLFASAALRRYSPAIVALVEGLNQDLLAAPVPVALVPRLRRFAFSVIATTVLGLDGADRDALFEDFETWCQGLFSLPFALPGSPFARARQARKRLLRRLGSVLQKAQAAAASGAPLAAGGLDLLAGGLDEAGLPLADDDVAEQLLLLLFAGYETTASSLSCLLLTLLQHPAELGWLLQELDGLSWPPEEGDAAMAYDAQRAPRLDAVVKEVMRLTPPVGGFFRRTREPIALAGVLVPADRVVQVSITASHRHGADPADLAAFRPQRHLEPDTNVFLLPYGGGERVCLGKALAELEIRLLAVGLLKQLRFGLEPGQDLTLMVIPSPSPKDGLLVRPRRRSTDTSESGARPEPLTSEPRRDVVRAAGGWGFNARAETFNGRMAMLGFVALLATELAMGGQAFTHVLLGIG